One Lutra lutra chromosome 18, mLutLut1.2, whole genome shotgun sequence genomic window carries:
- the MLXIPL gene encoding carbohydrate-responsive element-binding protein isoform X4, producing MIIMATGGAETFPWARPHKTSESGQLVSPKWKNFKGLKLLCRDKIRLNNAIWRAWYIQYVERRKSPVCGFVTPLQGPEADEHRKPEAVVLEGNYWKRRIEVVMREYHKWRIYYKKRLRKSSREGDLLTPKQAEGGWQPPERWCEQLFSSVVPVLLGGPEEEPGGRQLLDLDCFLSDISDTLFTMTQPSSAPLQLPPEDAYVGNADMIQPDLTPLQPSLDDFMEISDFFTSYRPPPTPTASHFPEPPSFGPMADPFFSSGILGSEVPPASSGVSHLSGHNRLQARSSCPGPLDSSAFLNSDFLLPEDPKPKLPPPPVPPPLLQYPALAKGPGLEPCPPPTFPPMARAPALLQEEPLFSPRFPFSTVPPAPGVSPLPAPTAFPSTPQLGPGPAPAPFPIDLLPSGYLEPPFGTHFPVPQGMRPRGRSPTPSPRGRKPSPPTLAPTTANPTATAGGSNPCLTQLLTAAKPEQTLEPPLVSSTLLRSSGSPQETAPEFPCTFLPPTPAPTPPRPPPGPAALAPPRPLIVPKAERLSPPAHSGGERRLSGDLSSTRGPGTLSVCVSPPQPILSRGRPDNNKTESRRITHISAEQKRRFNIKLGFDTLHGLVSTLSAQPSLKVSKATTLQKTAEYIAMLQQERAAMQEEAQQLRDQIEELNAAINLCQQQLPATGVPITHQRFDQMRDMFDEYVRTRTLHNWKFWVFSVLIRPLFESFNGMVSTASLQSLRQTSLAWLDQYCSLPALRPTVLNSLRQLSTSTSILTDPGCIPEQATRAVTEGTLGKPL from the exons CGGCCAGCTGGTGTCTCCCAAGTGGAAGAATTTCAAAGGCCTCAAGCTGCTCTGCCGGGACAAGATCCGCCTCAACAACGCCATCTGGAGGGCCTGGTACATCCAGT ATGTGGAGCGGAGGAAGAGCCCCGTGTGTGGCTTCGTGACCCCCCTGCAGGGGCCTGAGGCTGATGAGCACCGGAAACCGGAG GCCGTCGTGCTGGAGGGCAATTACTGGAAGCGGCGCATTGAGGTGGTGATGCGCGAGTACCACAAGTGGCGCATCTACTACAAGAAGCGG CTCCGTAAATCCAGCAGGGAAGGGGATCTCCTGACCCCAAAGCAG GCCGAAGGGGGTTGGCAGCCACCAGAGCGATGGTGCGAGCAGCTCTTCTCCAGCGTGGTGCCCGTGCTGCTTGGGGGCCCAGAGGAGGAGCCTGGCGGGCGGCAGCTGCTCGACCTCGATTGCTTTTTGTCCGACATCTCCGACACGCTCTTCACCATGACGCAGCCCAGCTCCGCGCCCCTGCAGCTGCCCCCTGAAGACG cctACGTGGGCAATGCTGACATGATCCAGCCAGACCTGACGCCTCTGCAGCCCAGCCTGGACGACTTCATGGAGATTTCAG ATTTCTTCACCAGCTACCGCCCTCCACCGACGCCCACGGCTTCACACTTCCCGGAGCCCCCCAGCTTTGGCCCCATGGCTGACCCTTTCTTCAGCAGTGGGATCTTGGGCTCCGAGGTGCCCCCTGCCTCGTCAGGCGTGAGCCACCTCTCAGGGCATAACCGCCTGCAG GCCCGGAGCAGCTGCCCTGGCCCCCTGGATTCCAGTGCCTTCCTGAACTCTGATTTCCTCCTTCCTGAAGACCCCAAACCCAAGCTCCCACCCCCgccagtccccccacccctgctccaatACCCTGCCCTTGCCAAGGGGCCTGGCCTAGAGCCCTGTCCACCCCCTACCTTCCCTCCCATGGCGCGGGCCCCTGCTTTGCTGCAGGAGGAGCCTCTCTTCTCCCCCAGATTCCCCTTCTCCactgtccctcctgccccaggagtGTCCCCATTGCCTGCTCCCACTGCCTTCCCATCCACCCCACAGCTAGGTCCAGGCCCggcccctgcccccttccccataGACCTTCTGCCCTCGGGGTATCTGGAGCCCCCTTTTGGGACCCACTTCCCAGTGCCCCAAGGTATGCGGCCCAGAGGCAggtcccccaccccatcccccagagGGCGGAAGCCCAGCCCCCCGACCTTGGCCCCCACCACTGCCAACCCCACTGCCACTGCCGGGGGCAGCAACCCCTGCCTCACGCAGCTGCTCACAGCAG CTAAGCCCGAGCAGACCCTGGAACCACCGCTTGTGTCCAGCACCCTCCTCCGGTCCTCAGGGTCACCG CAGGAGACGGCCCCTGAATTTCCCTGCACCTTCCTACCCCCGACCCCAGCCCCCACACCGCCCCGGCCACCTCCAGGTCCGGCTGCACTggcccctcccaggcccctgaTTGTCCCCAAAGCGGAGCGGCTCTCACCCCCAGCGCACAGCG GTGGtgagcggcggctgtctggggaCCTCAGCTCCACACGGGGCCCAGGGACTCTGAGTGTCTGCGTCTCTCCCCCTCAACCCATCCTAAGCCGGGGCCGTCCAGACAACAACAAG ACCGAGAGCCGGCGCATCACCCACATCTCTGCAGAGCAGAAACGGCGCTTCAACATCAAGCTGGGGTTTGACACCCTGCATGGGCTGGTGAGCACCCTCAGCGCCCAGCCCAGCCTCAAG GTGAGCAAGGCGACCACGCTGCAGAAGACAGCCGAGTACATCGCCATGCTCCAGCAGGAGCGGGCGGCCATGCAGGAGGAGGCACAGCAGCTACGGGACCAGATAGAGGAGCTCAACGCCGCCATCAA CCTGTGCCAGCAGCAGCTGCCTGCTACCGGGGTGCCCATCACACACCAGCGTTTCGACCAGATGCGAGACATGTTTGATGAATACGTTCGCACCCGGACGCTGCATAACTGGAAGTTCTGGGTG TTCAGCGTCCTCATTCGGCCTCTGTTCGAGTCCTTCAACGGGATGGTGTCCACAGCAAGCTTACAGAGCCTCCGCCAGACCTCACTGGCTTGGCTGGACCAGTACTGCTCCCTGCCCGCTCTCCGGCCAA CTGTCTTGAACTCTCTCCGCCAGCTGAGCACATCTACTAGTATCCTGACAGACCCAGGCTGTATACCCGAGCAAGCCACGCGGGCAGTCACAGAGGGCACCCTTGGCAAACCGCTATAG
- the TBL2 gene encoding transducin beta-like protein 2, translating into MELPQMSELMGLSLLLGLLALMATAAVARGWLRAEEETCSRSAGQKANGLPLDKSLRSKKQKQHQRIRKEKPQQHNFSHRLLAGALKSHSGNISCMDFSSNGKYLATCADDRTVRIWSTKDFLQREHRSMRANVELDHATLVRFSPDCRAFIVWLANGDTLRVFKMTKREDGGYTFTANPEDFPKKHKAPVINIGIADTGKFIMTASSDTTILIWNLKGHVLSTINTNQMNNTYAAISPCSRFVASCGFTPDVKVWEVCFGKKSDFQEVVRAFELKGHSAAVHFFAFSNDSRRMASVSKDGTWKLWDTDVEYKKQQDPYLLRTGCFEAASAMPCRLALSPDAQVLALASGSSIHLYNTRRGEKEESFEQVHGECITDLSFDITGRLLASCGDRAVRLFHNTPGHRAVVEEMHGLLKRASNESTRQRLQQQLTQAQEALRSLGALKK; encoded by the exons ATGGAGCTGCCGCAGATGTCGGAGCTGATGGGCCTGTCGCTGCTGCTCGGGCTGCTGGCCCTGATGGCGACGGCGGCGGTAGCGCGGGGGTGGCTGCGCGCGGAGGAGGAGACGTGCAGCCGGTCCGCGG GCCAAAAAGCAAATGGATTGCCACTTGACAAGTCCTTGAGATCCAAGAAGCAGAAACAGCATCAACGAATTCGCAAGGAGAAGCCTCAACAGCACAATTTCTCGCACCGCCTCCTGGCCGGGGCACTGAAG AGCCACAGTGGGAACATATCTTGCATGGACTTCAGCAGCAATGGCAAGTACCTGGCCACCTGCGCAGACGATCGCACCGTCCGCATCTGGAGCACCAAGGACTTCCTGCAGCGGGAGCATCGCAGCATGAGAGCCAACGTGGAGCTGGACCACGCCACCCTGGTGCGCTTCAGCCCCGACTGCAG AGCCTTCATCGTCTGGCTGGCCAACGGAGACACCCTTCGTGTCTTCAAGATGACCAAGCGAGAGGATGGAGGCTATACCTTCACAGCCAACCCAGAGGACTTTCCTAAAAAGCACAAGGCACCCGTCATCAACATTGGCATCGCGGACACGG GGAAGTTCATCATGACTGCTTCCAGTGACACGACTATCCTCATCTGGAATCTGAAAGGTCATGTGCTGTCGACCATCAACACCAACCAGATGAACAACACGTATGCTGCTATCTCCCCCTGTAGCCG GTTCGTGGCCTCGTGTGGCTTCACCCCAGATGTAAAAGTCTGGGAAGTGTGCTTTGGGAAGAAAAGCGACTTCCAGGAGGTCGTGCGAGCCTTCGAACTGAAGGGCCACTCTGCGGCCGTCCACTTCTTCGCTTTCTCCAATGACTCCCGCAG GATGGCCTCCGTCTCCAAGGACGGTACGTGGAAACTGTGGGACACAGACGTGGAGTACAAGAAGCAGCAGGATCCCTACTTGCTGAGGACAGGCTGCTTTGAAGCGGCGAGCGCCATGCCGTGCCGCCTGGCACTCTCCCCGGACGCCCAGGTCTTGGCCTTGGCCAGTGGCAGCAGTATTCATCTCTACAACACCCGGCGGGGTGAGAAGGAGGAGAGCTTTGAGCAGGTCCACGGGGAGTGTATCACTGACTTGTCCTTTGACATCACTGGCCGGCTTCTGGCCTCCTGTGGGGACCGGGCCGTGCGGCTTTTCCACAACACCCCTGGCCACCGGGCAGTGGTGGAGGAAATGCACGGCCTCCTGAAGCGGGCCTCCAACGAGAGCACCCGCCAGAGGCTCCAGCAGCAGCTGACCCAGGCCCAGGAGGCTCTGAGAAGCCTGGGCGCCTTGAAGAAATGA